The Cellulophaga sp. L1A9 genome window below encodes:
- a CDS encoding OmpA family protein, translating to MKMKLKAILLFLLMFSVFSYAQNKSKGDNFFFEYAYKDAIKEYTKEQVKKSLTNQQYLNLADSYLKTGNYSKAAALYEKQYQKDTTLATPYINKLLLASSKTKDREEFQSYTSKFSKFFSKELIDNSEFNFEILENNTAENQEFLLFNCYLNSPQADFSPAFYKDELLFTSGRTKEKGKIYAPSGESYLDIYSGKIQADGDVTVPKVFKKVSNSKYHKATPYFSEALNGIIYMLSNADGDNLLFDENGKNTLAIGLVSEKGNFEYLLRDLSTSFYYPYYDAATSKLYFAANFESGFGGTDIYYVHTSNGQIMSAPINLGPKINSSGNEIAPFIFEGSLFFSSDIFYGLGGMDIYTSNMSVDEFSTPVNLGRGINSTYDDFGFVLRKNDTDGSYLGYFSSNREGGKGNDDIYGFKVDEKPGLKTIIVKGLVVNPANNRGIEEASITLFDENENILKQTLSDVAGNYQFEIPFRKGYSVKAFKKGHGRFYAAFQNDQDAEAITEHLKIGLPFIQDVVEEKEDKTVIKLQKFYFSKGSSTITPAIAKELDKVAAIVVNFPEIELKVESHTNSRGSGVKNLSLSQDRASAVRKYLLSKGVLSKNIVEYIGYGENLVLNQCKNGVYCLEFLHNQNDRTLITVLNYEELN from the coding sequence ATGAAAATGAAACTAAAAGCCATCCTATTATTTCTACTGATGTTTAGTGTATTTAGCTATGCGCAAAATAAATCTAAAGGAGATAATTTCTTTTTTGAGTATGCTTACAAAGATGCTATTAAAGAATATACCAAAGAGCAAGTTAAAAAAAGTTTAACCAATCAGCAGTATTTAAACCTTGCCGATTCATATTTAAAAACTGGTAATTATTCTAAAGCAGCAGCGCTTTATGAAAAGCAATATCAAAAAGATACCACTTTAGCGACGCCGTATATAAATAAATTACTCTTAGCTAGTAGTAAAACAAAAGATAGGGAAGAGTTTCAGAGCTATACTTCAAAATTTTCAAAATTCTTCTCCAAAGAATTGATAGATAATTCAGAATTTAATTTTGAAATTTTAGAGAATAATACTGCTGAGAATCAAGAATTTTTACTTTTTAATTGTTATTTAAACAGTCCACAAGCCGATTTTTCTCCAGCATTTTACAAAGATGAATTGTTATTCACGAGTGGGCGTACTAAAGAGAAAGGGAAGATTTATGCACCATCTGGGGAATCTTATTTAGATATTTATTCTGGTAAAATTCAAGCCGATGGCGATGTGACTGTGCCCAAAGTATTTAAGAAGGTGTCAAATTCTAAGTATCATAAAGCAACACCTTACTTTTCTGAAGCATTGAATGGTATCATCTACATGCTATCGAACGCGGATGGAGACAACCTGCTTTTTGATGAAAATGGAAAGAATACATTAGCCATTGGCTTGGTGAGTGAAAAAGGAAATTTTGAATATTTATTAAGAGACTTAAGTACATCTTTCTATTATCCATACTATGATGCAGCAACAAGTAAGCTCTATTTTGCTGCAAATTTCGAAAGTGGATTCGGAGGAACAGATATTTATTATGTACATACGAGTAACGGACAAATTATGTCTGCACCAATAAATCTTGGTCCAAAAATTAATTCTTCAGGGAATGAAATAGCACCTTTTATTTTTGAAGGGAGTTTGTTTTTTTCGTCTGATATTTTTTACGGTCTAGGAGGAATGGATATTTATACGTCTAATATGTCTGTTGACGAGTTTAGCACACCTGTAAATCTAGGTAGAGGAATCAATAGTACTTATGATGATTTCGGATTTGTCTTAAGAAAAAATGACACTGATGGTAGCTATCTTGGTTATTTCTCTTCCAATAGAGAAGGCGGTAAGGGTAATGACGATATTTATGGATTTAAAGTCGATGAAAAGCCAGGTTTAAAAACGATAATTGTCAAAGGATTAGTGGTGAACCCTGCAAATAATCGAGGTATTGAAGAAGCAAGTATTACACTATTTGATGAAAATGAAAATATACTCAAACAAACTTTAAGTGATGTAGCGGGTAATTATCAATTTGAAATACCATTTCGTAAAGGATATTCTGTAAAGGCTTTTAAGAAGGGTCATGGGCGTTTTTACGCCGCGTTTCAGAACGATCAGGATGCAGAGGCAATCACTGAGCATTTAAAAATTGGTTTGCCTTTCATTCAGGATGTGGTTGAAGAAAAAGAAGACAAAACCGTTATTAAACTTCAGAAATTTTATTTTAGCAAAGGGTCTAGTACAATTACTCCCGCAATTGCTAAAGAGTTAGATAAGGTTGCAGCAATTGTTGTTAATTTTCCAGAAATAGAACTGAAAGTAGAATCGCATACCAATAGTCGTGGTAGCGGTGTAAAAAACTTATCACTTTCTCAAGATAGAGCTAGTGCGGTTAGAAAATATTTATTAAGTAAAGGTGTTTTAAGTAAAAACATCGTGGAGTACATCGGGTACGGAGAAAACTTAGTATTGAACCAATGTAAGAATGGTGTTTATTGTTTAGAATTTTTACACAATCAGAATGATAGAACCTTAATTACAGTGCTTAATTACGAGGAGTTAAATTAA
- the fabD gene encoding ACP S-malonyltransferase, which yields MNAYIFPGQGAQFVGMGLDLYEKYPIAQQLFEQANEILGFSITDIMFEGTPEALKETKVTQPAIFLHSVILSKVMGDTFKPDMVAGHSLGEFSALVANGTLNFEDGLKLVSQRALAMQKACELKPSTMAAVLALADDVVEKICAEVPGIVVAANYNCPGQLVISGEVEAVTIACEKMKEAGARRALMLPVGGAFHSPLMEPAREELAAAIENTVFNTPSCPIYQNVSTTAIMDADEIKKNLISQLTAPVKWTQSVQHMIEDGATQFIEVGPGKVLQGLVKKIHPGAEAKSAEIV from the coding sequence ATGAATGCATATATTTTTCCAGGACAGGGAGCACAATTTGTAGGAATGGGGTTAGACCTTTATGAAAAATATCCTATTGCTCAGCAACTTTTTGAACAAGCAAATGAAATATTAGGCTTTAGTATTACAGATATTATGTTTGAAGGTACGCCTGAAGCTTTAAAGGAAACTAAAGTAACTCAGCCAGCTATTTTTCTTCACTCTGTGATATTGAGTAAAGTAATGGGAGATACATTTAAACCAGATATGGTAGCGGGCCATTCATTAGGTGAGTTTTCTGCTTTAGTGGCAAACGGTACCTTAAATTTTGAAGACGGACTCAAGCTAGTTTCACAACGAGCATTAGCCATGCAAAAAGCCTGCGAATTAAAACCGAGTACCATGGCTGCGGTTTTAGCTTTAGCAGATGACGTTGTAGAAAAAATATGTGCAGAAGTACCCGGAATAGTTGTTGCTGCAAATTATAACTGTCCAGGTCAATTAGTTATTTCTGGAGAAGTAGAAGCAGTAACTATTGCCTGCGAAAAAATGAAAGAAGCGGGTGCTCGTCGAGCACTAATGTTACCTGTAGGTGGTGCTTTTCATTCTCCATTAATGGAACCTGCGAGAGAGGAATTAGCAGCTGCTATTGAAAACACAGTATTTAATACTCCTTCTTGTCCTATTTATCAAAATGTAAGTACAACAGCAATTATGGATGCCGATGAAATAAAGAAAAATCTTATTTCTCAATTAACAGCTCCTGTGAAATGGACACAGAGCGTGCAACATATGATTGAAGATGGTGCTACTCAATTTATTGAAGTAGGACCTGGGAAAGTTTTACAAGGTTTGGTTAAGAAGATTCATCCAGGTGCTGAAGCTAAGTCTGCTGAAATTGTTTAA
- a CDS encoding type IX secretion system membrane protein PorP/SprF, with product MKNLNIKIVTVLACLLGIINFSYGQREPQYTQYMYNIGSFNPAYVGTVENTEITGSYRAQWISVDGAPKTMRLGVNLPFSNKKNGLGLNIINDELGPSTQTYFDVAYSFQVKVSDNTKLSFGVDAGGALLNVDYTKGNFEVLGEPLLNSENSLNKFYPTVGAGVFLYGDNWYTGVSIPNFLTDIVYNDEVSVFIEDKPQFNFIGGYVFDLSDGLKFKPAILLNYLKGLPLNANLSTNFLINDVVTLGAAYRFDNAVSGLAGVQVSNSMYVGYSYDYSVNGFSSYNDGSHEVVLKFFLGRGGDNKNKNNGKAKGKPKQIDTPRFF from the coding sequence ATGAAAAATTTGAATATAAAAATCGTTACGGTACTTGCATGTTTATTGGGAATAATAAATTTTTCCTATGGGCAGCGAGAGCCGCAGTATACACAATACATGTATAATATAGGTAGCTTTAACCCCGCATATGTGGGTACTGTTGAAAATACAGAAATAACAGGTTCCTATAGAGCGCAATGGATTTCTGTTGATGGTGCACCAAAAACAATGCGTTTAGGTGTTAACTTACCTTTTTCGAATAAAAAAAACGGACTAGGGTTAAATATTATTAATGATGAGTTAGGCCCGTCAACACAAACGTATTTTGATGTAGCCTATTCATTTCAAGTTAAAGTTTCTGATAATACAAAGCTTTCCTTTGGAGTAGATGCAGGAGGAGCATTATTAAATGTTGACTATACAAAAGGTAATTTTGAAGTTTTAGGAGAACCGCTTCTAAATTCAGAAAACTCATTAAATAAATTCTACCCAACTGTGGGTGCTGGAGTATTTTTATATGGAGACAATTGGTATACAGGAGTTTCTATTCCAAATTTTTTAACGGATATCGTGTACAATGATGAGGTTTCTGTTTTTATTGAAGATAAACCTCAATTTAATTTTATAGGAGGTTATGTTTTTGATTTATCAGACGGACTTAAATTTAAGCCTGCTATACTTTTAAACTATTTAAAAGGACTGCCTCTAAATGCTAATCTTTCTACAAACTTTTTAATTAATGATGTGGTTACGTTAGGAGCTGCATACAGATTTGATAATGCCGTGAGTGGTCTGGCAGGAGTACAAGTTTCCAATAGCATGTATGTAGGGTATTCTTATGATTATTCTGTCAATGGTTTTTCAAGTTATAACGATGGGTCTCATGAAGTTGTTCTTAAGTTTTTCTTAGGTAGAGGAGGAGATAATAAGAATAAAAATAACGGAAAAGCCAAAGGGAAACCAAAACAGATAGATACACCAAGATTCTTTTAA
- a CDS encoding histidine kinase produces MNKSKHLFFTFFLFCFVALSQAQSQRSSFEIKGSVQGEENREPISGVSVTTSSGGYTVTNGLGEFKIKAIIGDQLMFESSSFETVIHTVKTSEDVDVRVRDYVPESKTSSMSSKSRSSTSIQQLLDSANYYKKTDIEKSIDFVTKAIVQIGKDGNKNLLSKSYTTLGEIYQYHKQYDLAVNSFKEALLAADAIKTELLLAQSYLANKEYRNAQSLFLTLGKKTSLSSFQKAQVYEGLGDANKGLGATDKAIENYSLGLNLAKNKSITPKITDLNSKIADAYADDNQLEEAEVYYDNSLELSENEAPQRAVQEKEKVADFYNKRNEYDKEVSLRKKSLEDLKGLNSPQQKVAKTSGVNTGSDSISSQRIKYKIGNALLSQRKYDQAIPYLQESIDEASVDDDLVVQKDATRKLSEVYKYQGDFNKALETYQEYVSIVDTLYVRKEQEISRATRLNREIATKQNRISGLEKERELYQSKYDLVLTSEQLVERQKWLIYSLVFGMLLLGLTTYFFYRSNKQQKLANNLLALKSLRSQMNPHFIFNALNSVNNYIAKSDERSANRYLSDFSTLMRAVLENSEEDFIPLTKEIELLELYTKLEHSRFADKFDYEIKIDKDIDVASYQIPPMLLQPYIENAIWHGLRYKDEKGFLMIDVKNKTKSSIEITISDNGIGRKKSTELKTNNQKKQKSKGMGNIKKRIDILNDMYKDKVDVFISDYNEDGTGTKVIFLLKKDQ; encoded by the coding sequence ATGAATAAAAGTAAGCACCTATTTTTTACGTTTTTCTTATTTTGTTTTGTGGCTTTATCACAAGCGCAAAGTCAAAGGTCTAGTTTTGAAATAAAGGGTTCTGTACAGGGTGAAGAAAATAGAGAACCCATTTCTGGTGTCTCGGTTACTACAAGTAGTGGGGGTTACACGGTGACTAACGGTTTGGGAGAATTTAAAATTAAAGCAATCATAGGAGATCAATTAATGTTTGAAAGTTCTTCCTTTGAAACCGTCATTCATACCGTAAAAACCTCCGAAGATGTAGATGTTCGGGTAAGAGATTATGTTCCGGAGAGTAAAACTTCTTCGATGTCATCAAAAAGCAGAAGCTCTACGTCTATTCAGCAATTATTAGATTCAGCAAACTATTATAAAAAAACAGATATTGAAAAAAGTATTGATTTCGTTACAAAAGCAATTGTTCAAATCGGGAAGGATGGAAATAAAAATTTACTTTCAAAATCATACACTACGCTAGGCGAAATCTACCAGTATCATAAACAGTATGATTTAGCGGTAAATAGCTTTAAAGAAGCACTTTTGGCAGCGGATGCGATTAAGACAGAGCTGCTATTGGCTCAGAGTTATTTAGCGAATAAGGAGTATAGAAATGCACAATCATTATTTTTAACGCTAGGAAAAAAAACGTCACTTTCAAGCTTTCAAAAAGCACAAGTGTATGAAGGACTAGGCGATGCTAATAAAGGATTGGGCGCTACGGATAAAGCTATTGAGAACTATTCATTAGGTCTGAACTTGGCTAAAAATAAATCTATAACCCCTAAGATAACGGATTTAAATTCTAAAATTGCCGATGCCTATGCGGATGATAATCAACTAGAGGAAGCTGAGGTTTATTATGATAATTCGCTAGAACTTTCTGAGAATGAAGCACCACAAAGGGCTGTTCAGGAGAAAGAAAAAGTGGCCGATTTTTACAATAAAAGAAATGAATATGATAAAGAAGTTAGTCTTCGTAAAAAGAGTTTAGAAGATTTAAAAGGCTTGAATTCACCTCAGCAAAAAGTAGCGAAGACCTCTGGTGTAAACACAGGGTCTGATTCTATTTCATCACAACGTATCAAATATAAAATTGGAAATGCTTTATTGTCGCAGCGCAAGTACGATCAAGCAATACCCTATTTGCAAGAAAGTATAGATGAAGCTAGTGTAGATGATGATTTAGTAGTACAAAAAGATGCCACACGAAAGCTTTCTGAAGTATATAAGTATCAAGGAGATTTTAATAAAGCATTAGAAACCTACCAAGAATATGTAAGTATTGTAGATACGTTGTATGTGCGGAAGGAACAAGAGATTTCTAGAGCAACACGTTTGAATAGAGAGATAGCAACGAAACAAAATAGAATTTCAGGATTAGAGAAAGAAAGAGAGTTGTACCAGAGTAAGTATGATTTGGTATTAACCAGTGAACAATTAGTAGAACGCCAAAAATGGTTAATCTATTCACTAGTTTTTGGAATGCTTTTATTGGGCTTAACAACCTATTTTTTCTATCGCAGTAACAAACAGCAAAAATTAGCGAACAATTTATTAGCGTTAAAATCTTTGCGATCACAAATGAATCCGCATTTTATTTTTAATGCGCTGAATTCTGTAAATAATTATATCGCTAAAAGCGATGAAAGAAGTGCCAATAGGTATTTGAGTGATTTTTCTACTTTAATGCGTGCCGTTTTAGAAAACTCAGAAGAAGATTTTATTCCGTTAACTAAAGAAATTGAATTACTAGAGCTTTACACAAAATTGGAGCATTCTCGGTTTGCGGATAAATTTGATTATGAAATAAAAATTGATAAGGATATAGATGTAGCTTCGTATCAAATTCCTCCTATGCTGTTGCAACCTTACATTGAAAATGCCATTTGGCATGGACTTCGGTATAAGGATGAAAAAGGCTTTTTAATGATTGATGTTAAAAATAAAACCAAAAGTAGCATCGAAATAACTATTTCAGATAATGGAATTGGGCGTAAAAAATCTACGGAACTAAAAACAAACAATCAGAAAAAACAAAAGTCCAAAGGTATGGGCAATATTAAAAAGAGAATAGATATCCTTAATGACATGTATAAGGATAAGGTCGACGTTTTTATTTCTGATTATAACGAAGATGGGACAGGAACAAAAGTGATTTTTTTACTAAAGAAAGATCAATAG
- a CDS encoding vancomycin high temperature exclusion protein, whose translation MLKKILKVIAVCMVLFLGTLFTCNYVINAATIGQTYTSVEKTPTNRVGLILGTAKKLTTGHPNPYYSNRILATVALYKAKKIEFILVSGDNGSIYYNEPEAIKKDLMKAGIPAEKIFLDYAGFRTLDSMVRAKYVFGLDKVTVISQKFHNDRAIYLARKKGLKAIGFNAKDISGRNGLKVQLREYFARVKVFLDLLTNKQPKFYGEKIVIK comes from the coding sequence ATGCTTAAAAAAATTCTTAAAGTAATTGCTGTCTGCATGGTGCTATTCTTAGGCACTTTGTTTACCTGTAATTACGTAATTAATGCTGCAACAATAGGACAAACCTATACTTCCGTAGAAAAAACACCTACAAATAGAGTTGGATTAATTTTAGGAACTGCAAAAAAACTTACCACCGGTCATCCAAACCCTTATTATTCGAACAGAATATTGGCTACTGTAGCCCTGTACAAGGCTAAAAAAATTGAATTCATACTTGTGAGTGGCGATAACGGAAGCATCTATTACAATGAGCCTGAAGCTATAAAAAAGGATTTAATGAAAGCAGGAATTCCCGCAGAAAAAATATTCCTAGACTATGCTGGTTTCAGAACATTAGATTCCATGGTAAGGGCTAAGTATGTTTTTGGATTAGACAAAGTAACTGTAATTTCTCAGAAATTTCATAATGACAGGGCCATTTATCTTGCGCGTAAAAAAGGACTAAAAGCAATAGGCTTTAATGCTAAAGACATCTCTGGAAGAAATGGGCTAAAAGTGCAATTAAGAGAATATTTTGCTCGGGTAAAAGTATTCTTAGATTTACTCACGAACAAGCAACCTAAATTTTATGGAGAAAAAATAGTTATAAAATAA
- a CDS encoding gamma carbonic anhydrase family protein, with product MIIKTINGNTPVIGEDCFIAENAVIVGEVSMGNQCSVWYSAVLRGDVHYIKMGNKVNIQDGAVIHATYKKSPTTIGNNVSIGHNAIVHGCTIHDNVLIGMGSIVMDDCIVESNSIIAAGAVLTKGTHVPSGTIFAGMPAKKIKDISPELSSGEIDRIAESYVMYSGWFKE from the coding sequence ATGATTATAAAAACAATAAACGGAAATACACCAGTGATAGGTGAGGATTGCTTTATCGCTGAAAATGCGGTGATTGTGGGAGAAGTATCCATGGGCAATCAATGCAGTGTTTGGTATAGCGCTGTCCTTAGAGGCGATGTGCATTATATTAAAATGGGGAATAAGGTTAATATTCAAGATGGTGCGGTGATACATGCAACTTATAAGAAGTCGCCAACTACAATTGGTAATAATGTATCTATAGGTCATAATGCTATTGTTCATGGATGTACCATACATGATAATGTTCTTATTGGAATGGGGAGTATTGTTATGGATGATTGTATTGTAGAAAGTAATAGTATAATTGCAGCAGGAGCAGTACTAACAAAAGGAACTCATGTGCCTAGTGGTACAATATTCGCTGGAATGCCTGCTAAAAAAATAAAAGATATTAGTCCTGAATTAAGTTCAGGGGAAATAGATAGGATTGCGGAAAGTTATGTGATGTACTCTGGTTGGTTTAAGGAATAG
- a CDS encoding gliding motility-associated C-terminal domain-containing protein has protein sequence MSGQSTVVVTATDAIATEGTPANDTGVFEIDLGAVNNTGSTVTVNFILSGTATSGTDYADLGTSVSIVNGARTAQLTVVPVDDASFEGNESVQIRLESTDNGDFTIAGNSSSSALIILIDNDGCGAGDDAPRLNSSTLTNYCSGVEVDLSSFVDSATPAGTTLRWSTDANPDPDDEASFLDSSIISTDGDFYGFYYEVLNGRTCISPVLSLPSISFDTAPSLGSLSSNNQACNQGFSGTTLDLDLALTGETLGGVWNLIDSPEGQTTTINGGNRVNYSGQPSGSYVYTYTPNYAGAPSCPVESIEVTIFVTECTPCDAGNTPPQLNTDVPTEFCVVDGETISQDLALYTDSTAPSGTRLVWSRSNDYTRMDVYLTSTVVSQEGTFYAFFLNDEGTPDDSDDDCASPVLSVSIIINEKPEITATENALCSEGIMTLEATATDGSTINWYATETSTTPLEENTGSFTTPNLTQTTTYYAEAVLGNCPSDRIPVIATISNEPVVQASTTPLNVCNVADADFPTVIDLNSGLTQNVSGTWEIASDPTSALTISGTDTVDFINAPEGNYTFTFTTDTAVAPCSDASVTITVTVVACVLDADLDGLTDAEENTLGTNPDNDDSDDDGILDAVEVGDDVDNPLDEDSDGIIDALDSNVLDSDLDGVVDQLDPANFNPCIPNTAAGACDSECGILFNQFSPNSDGVNDFLTISCIQSYPDNSIEIFDRYGNQVYKEVRYQNNWDGTGKNGDLPKGTYYYVLNLGDGTPITKGWIQIIR, from the coding sequence ATGTCGGGTCAATCTACAGTAGTAGTTACCGCAACAGATGCAATCGCTACAGAAGGGACACCAGCAAATGATACGGGTGTTTTTGAAATAGATTTGGGTGCTGTAAATAATACAGGCAGTACTGTAACGGTAAATTTTATTCTCAGTGGTACTGCAACTTCAGGTACAGATTATGCAGATTTAGGAACTAGTGTTAGTATTGTAAATGGAGCAAGAACAGCTCAATTAACCGTAGTTCCTGTAGATGATGCTTCATTTGAAGGGAATGAAAGTGTGCAGATTAGATTGGAAAGTACGGACAACGGAGATTTTACAATAGCAGGAAACTCAAGTAGTAGTGCTCTGATTATATTAATAGATAATGATGGTTGCGGAGCAGGAGATGACGCTCCAAGACTTAATAGTAGTACGCTAACAAATTATTGTTCTGGAGTTGAGGTAGATTTATCTAGTTTTGTTGATAGTGCCACCCCTGCTGGGACAACATTACGTTGGAGTACAGATGCAAATCCAGATCCAGACGATGAGGCTTCATTTTTAGACTCTTCAATTATATCAACTGATGGAGATTTTTATGGATTTTATTATGAGGTTTTAAATGGTAGAACGTGTATTTCTCCTGTTTTAAGTTTGCCAAGTATTAGTTTTGATACAGCACCTTCCTTAGGTAGCTTAAGTAGTAATAACCAAGCGTGTAACCAAGGTTTTAGCGGTACTACTTTGGATTTAGATTTAGCACTTACAGGAGAAACTCTGGGTGGTGTATGGAATTTGATCGATAGCCCAGAAGGGCAGACCACAACTATAAATGGTGGCAATAGAGTCAATTATAGCGGGCAACCTTCTGGTTCGTACGTATATACTTATACTCCAAACTATGCTGGAGCACCTTCGTGTCCGGTTGAAAGTATTGAGGTTACTATTTTTGTTACAGAATGTACCCCATGTGATGCAGGAAACACGCCTCCTCAGTTAAATACTGACGTGCCAACAGAATTTTGTGTCGTCGATGGGGAGACTATAAGTCAAGATTTAGCATTATATACAGACAGCACAGCTCCATCAGGGACCCGATTGGTTTGGAGTAGAAGCAATGATTATACGAGAATGGATGTGTACTTAACATCTACAGTGGTTTCTCAAGAAGGAACTTTTTATGCCTTCTTTTTAAATGATGAAGGAACTCCAGATGATAGTGATGACGATTGTGCAAGTCCTGTTCTATCTGTGTCAATTATAATCAATGAAAAACCAGAAATAACGGCGACAGAAAATGCATTATGCTCGGAGGGGATTATGACCTTAGAAGCTACTGCAACAGATGGGAGTACTATTAACTGGTATGCAACAGAAACAAGTACAACACCTTTAGAAGAAAATACGGGTAGTTTTACTACGCCAAACTTAACACAAACTACAACCTATTATGCAGAGGCGGTATTAGGTAATTGCCCATCTGATCGTATACCTGTAATTGCAACAATTAGTAATGAGCCTGTAGTGCAAGCATCAACAACGCCTTTAAATGTATGTAATGTTGCCGATGCAGATTTCCCAACAGTAATAGATTTAAATTCAGGACTTACTCAAAATGTATCAGGGACATGGGAAATAGCGTCTGATCCTACTAGTGCATTAACAATTTCTGGAACAGATACGGTAGATTTTATTAATGCTCCAGAGGGTAACTACACATTTACATTTACAACAGATACTGCAGTAGCACCTTGTTCAGATGCTTCAGTAACCATCACGGTAACAGTGGTAGCATGTGTTTTAGATGCAGACTTAGATGGATTAACAGATGCGGAGGAAAATACACTAGGTACAAACCCAGATAATGATGATTCTGATGATGATGGTATTTTAGATGCTGTTGAGGTAGGTGATGATGTGGATAATCCTTTAGATGAAGACAGTGACGGAATTATAGATGCTTTAGATTCTAATGTTCTTGATAGTGATTTGGATGGTGTGGTAGATCAATTAGACCCTGCGAATTTTAATCCTTGTATCCCAAATACTGCAGCAGGTGCTTGTGATAGTGAATGTGGAATTCTCTTTAATCAGTTTTCGCCAAATAGTGATGGTGTTAATGATTTTCTGACCATTAGTTGTATCCAAAGCTACCCTGATAATAGCATAGAAATTTTTGACCGTTACGGGAATCAAGTATATAAAGAAGTACGTTATCAAAATAACTGGGATGGGACGGGTAAGAATGGAGATCTTCCAAAAGGAACATATTATTATGTTTTGAATTTAGGTGATGGCACACCAATAACCAAAGGTTGGATTCAAATTATAAGATAA
- a CDS encoding LytTR family DNA-binding domain-containing protein, translating into MKLKAILVEDEANSREILRNYLAKYCPEVTLVGEASTIKEGLDLIHKNELDLVFLDVEMPFGNAFDLLEQIPDRTFETVFVTAYNNYAIEALNNHAAYYLMKPISIDELIKAVDYVKEIRLKENALEDKILKPKLNTVEGKITIPQQDGFQILNVADIMYCKADDNYTEIYVKDKRIVVSKTLKYFEEALSEFSFARIHKSYVVNVNEVVKYVKGKGGSVLLSNGKELLVSASKKKDLLAYFE; encoded by the coding sequence ATGAAATTGAAAGCAATTCTAGTAGAAGATGAAGCCAATAGTAGAGAGATTCTGCGTAATTATTTAGCTAAATATTGTCCTGAAGTAACTCTTGTTGGCGAAGCATCTACTATAAAAGAAGGCTTGGATTTAATTCATAAAAACGAATTAGATCTTGTTTTTCTAGATGTAGAGATGCCTTTTGGTAATGCTTTTGATTTACTAGAGCAAATACCAGATAGAACTTTTGAAACTGTATTTGTAACGGCGTATAATAATTATGCTATTGAGGCATTAAATAATCATGCGGCATATTATTTAATGAAACCTATAAGTATAGATGAATTGATTAAAGCAGTTGATTATGTTAAGGAAATTCGTCTAAAAGAAAATGCCTTAGAAGATAAAATTTTAAAGCCTAAGTTAAACACGGTAGAAGGCAAAATAACGATACCGCAACAAGATGGTTTTCAAATTTTAAATGTTGCAGATATCATGTATTGTAAGGCAGATGATAATTATACCGAAATATATGTAAAAGACAAGAGGATAGTGGTGAGCAAAACTCTAAAGTATTTTGAAGAGGCCTTATCTGAATTTTCTTTTGCTAGAATTCACAAATCTTACGTGGTTAATGTAAATGAAGTTGTAAAATACGTAAAAGGAAAAGGCGGTAGCGTGCTGCTTTCTAACGGAAAAGAACTTTTGGTTTCTGCATCTAAAAAGAAAGATTTATTAGCTTATTTTGAATAG